A window of Tachypleus tridentatus isolate NWPU-2018 chromosome 7, ASM421037v1, whole genome shotgun sequence genomic DNA:
ACAACTTCGGTCCCATTGAGACTAGTAACGTGAGCTCAAAGTGTGCTCTTCCCTggttaaattaatattgttaaacgtAAGTTCAGTTTCTTCAAGCTTGCTCAATAGTGCAGGCTATAAAAGCTAACATTCTTATCTGGTATAGTTGAAATGTAAGCAGAAAAAAAGTTTTTGCTTTAATTTGATAACAATTCAGAAGAGGACTATAATCTAACTGACAGAATGGAGCAAGTAGAAACATTACAGTTTGAATGGAAGAGTCAGAATATTCGTTACATATatcatataaaaaagaaaacacaagaaTGAAAAAAACACCAGCAATGCTccacaatttaaatttattttgaaaaacgtTTTTTGAAAGAGAGTATTAGCTTCAGAGAAAAGATTTGGAGAACTAGATATGATCACTAGATGGGCATAGCCTCTATAGTTCATCATGCTTTGGACCACTGAACTCTTCGTGTGATATTAAACCATTTTTATCCTGATCTTCATGCTGAAAGATTTCTTCAACAATTTTGTCCTGGTCAGGAAGATCTTTCATTCCAGCTGCTTCAGCTTCTGGTAACTGTTTTTTTAAGTACTCACTCACCTGTAGGGGAAGAAAAAGACTGAGTAACAAAACCAAATCTGTTTTTTCAGAAGAGTCGTTTTAACTTTTTTCATCTGTTGACATTATGATTTCTTGACCCACTCCAAGACCAAGAAAAATTACCTTTCTGTTTATCAGCAGACAAATACATAAATAGATTCTGGCTCGGATGATACATCTTTAAATAAGGCCTAGATGGCTTATTTACTTATCACTACAACTGTAAAAATTAAGCTGGTAGACAATATTAGTTCTGATGATCGTTTTTACGTACCTACGTAAAACTACATCATTGACAATAACCTTGATTACTTcaataacaatgaataataagTAACTAATTAGTTCAATAAGGAGCAGTCATGGGAATTGTTTACTGATACATAAAGGTAAGTCACACAAGGCATATCATAAATATGGGACAGGCAATATTTATGGGCCGAGAGCACAATTAGACTAAAACTTATACGGTAATGTCCGTAGAAGTGCTGGCACTGAAAAAATACTAGCTCCTATCTTCACTCTTGGGAGTTAAATGTTTATGTACCATAACTTATCATATGTCAAGTCACATGTTTAGAATTATTAAGATAACACTGTATCATGAGCCAGTCAACAACAAACACCTGAGAGAGGTTAATGACAACTCATTAAACTAAATATTGGTTACTGTAACATTCAAATAACTTGTAAAACGTTAAAGAAATTCATATTACATTTCTCAATATGCATGTCTGTTAAACAGTCTCTGCACATGCACGTATAACAATATACCATATAAGAGATGAATGTACACTTGACACTAACATggtccaaaaataaataaaattgagaaataaaatgttttcttacctTTCATCCATAGCTTTTCTACAAGAAAATGTAGCACAGATTGTGGTCACTGGTAAGTGACATATAAATTAAGATGTCAGACTAAACTCACTTAACTTTTTCTGAATTGTAACAAGTTTCTGGAacttaaaaaattttattttattaaactagaCCTCATTTATTGATAAAATTCTTCTACCACTAAAAACAACCAACTAATACATTCATActtaaaacgaaaacaaaatttcTATTGTCTTAATACTGAAACTTAGGTCAACCACTTTCTAGTTTTCACCATCTTACTGACTAATACTGAGATTTTACCTGTCCCAGTTTTACATCGTTCAAATACCCAAGTGTATCATTTAACCTTAAACATAGTATGTTTATAGCTTCCACTACTGGTTGTATTTACTAGCTACACCCAAtggaataattttgtttctttctattaCAAGAATGAGAAGGTagaactgaaaaaagaaaataaatcaaatcaCTTTTTGTCCTTATAAAATACATCTTTACTTCTTTTGTGCTACTCATAATGATAAGTACCTTGTAATCAACAGGACATCTGgtacacaaacattttacaaaattgtgGTTCTGGGATTAAACAGATAACCAATCTCACTGGTAATTCTAGTTTTAAAACACTATATCAGTTTGATGTTCCAATATATATCCAGTTCATTCTTCACCTGCTTTAGGCATATGACAGTTGAagagatataaataaaatatatcatggaAGCAACTGTGCTTCTGACTTGTGTTTCTTTTCCAGATAGAGATATTTCTTGATCATGTTGCATATTGTTATCTCAGTCGTGTGAATGGCTTCCGCACTGACCTTTCAAGTTTGTGAAACCTCAGCTGTTGTAAGACTAGGTAAATTGGGATCTGACTTGTAGAAAGTCTTTTTATTGGTGATTCTGATGCCCCAAGTTGatacagattattttattttccattgcCATTTAGTACAAGGGATATCCCCATATTAAATTTGCTAAATACctgatataaatacattgttactatatgaatatttttgtgaGGGAAAGGGCTGTTACATATCTTCCCCTTAAAGCTATAAAGTTTCAGTGTCAATGTCAAATTATATTTTTGGTATCTATTATTCCACTATGACTTTATACAGTTGTGAATGTTACATTACTTGCCCACTTGTATActtaaaatcactttaatataactATGTCTTAAGACAGTGTacagtttgaagtaaaatattatgtaatcTTTACAAAACATATTCTTACTTCTTCACGAGACAGCTGATTATCTGAATTAGCATctatttctttaaacacattcACAGGTGGTGGTCCATCCTCTATTTTCATAAGTTCCACTTCAAAAATAAGAGTGGATTTAGGTGGAATACTTTCACCTAGAAGAATAAAATTTAatcattattgtaaaaaaaagcaTTCtgttaatgagaaaaaaatacacattaaaagtataatttgtgAAGCTATATATGTCATGTGTAAGAAATCACTCTGGACTATTGATACCACTTCTGAAATTGAACAATTTTCTgctttaaaatgatttatgtattaataaaaacaaatgaagccACAGTTTCTATGatactttaaaaacataattaatccTGGAGAGCACAAATGAATTGTTGATTCAAAGGTCTTAGATCATAATCATGAATAAACACGCTGGTCCCAAAAACAGAACTGTTaataaattgtgtgtgtgtgtctatacatACATTGTGTAACCAAAATTCAGGCCATTGTACACAATTATTAACACATTAACATATCTGATTTTACTCCTGGTATTGGCCAAAGATGCAAAAGTATTCATGATTAGAGAGAATTTATAGGTGTATACATGTTCTTACAGATGAATTTGTGAAAATCTAGAAGTTCAAAATTATTCTTCCATCAGCTAATGTAACTCCAAGTAGTTTAGATTAAAATATGTAACTGGTCTTTACATCCCAGATTCTATGTTTGTAGTCTATATATCAATGTATTTAACAGTAAACAAGACATGTATAAACTGCATAATTATTCATTTTGAAGACTATAAGCTGAACATGTCACTTCTATGTTAGTCCAAACAAACTCAGAATTGAGAAGGTTTCCTATCAATTAAATATAGTTGAAAGATATACATTATATCACACAAGATAACCTAATATGAAAGCCTTTTACTGCAATGTTAACTCATAATCTTTTCATCTAAATTATAACAACTagtaaatatacaacaataaagtttataACAACCAATCAAACACTGAGGAATATGATTCAATCATGTACGTGTAACACATAGCTCAGCAAAAggaaaagaacaaaaactatataaacatttattaaaaaaatgagCATAACAAACTTTATCTATATTTTTACTCATACTGCAAGCTGCATCTAGAGATAATGATTTTCCAATCCAAGATGTCAGTTTTGTTTTCTGGTTGAACATTTGAAACAATTTGATATAAAACTTCCATACAAGTTGTGAAGAATATGCTGattacaaaaatgtaattataaagcAAAACATTTGTGGCCATGATAAGAAATTATGTGGCTCTTTCAAAACACGCACTTACCTGCTCCTGTGTCTCCATAACCCAGATGAGGAGGAATGGTTAGTTTACGTTTTTCTCCAACACACATGTTTATCAAGCCTTTATCCCAACCTTTAATGACTTGACCAATTCCAAGTTGAAACTGGAAAGGTTCATTTCGGTTGTAGCTGCAAACAAATTGCCAGTtgttaatataagaaaaaaaactatacaaataaacGTGACAAATTAgctatttattaatttagttttaatattaaatttttgctTGTTaatttactacagtttattgCTTAAGAACTATTATCTAGTATTCTGTAAACTCAGAAGTCATGTCAACTT
This region includes:
- the LOC143256483 gene encoding uncharacterized protein LOC143256483 — protein: MCNIKCISTFALLFIAVHFNCILRTDAEEEDLKIEVLQKSDKCDRSAQKGDLLSLHYKGTLEDGTEFDSSYNRNEPFQFQLGIGQVIKGWDKGLINMCVGEKRKLTIPPHLGYGDTGAGESIPPKSTLIFEVELMKIEDGPPPVNVFKEIDANSDNQLSREEVSEYLKKQLPEAEAAGMKDLPDQDKIVEEIFQHEDQDKNGLISHEEFSGPKHDEL